Sequence from the Flavobacterium sp. TR2 genome:
GATATAGAACAAGAAGGAATGCGTGAAATCGATCTCACAGGAAATATTGCCACTGATCTGTCTATGAAATTTGATGAAATGCCACAAATTCTCTTTAAAATATCAGACTACAAAAAAGCAAACGGAACTTACAGTTCAGAAGAAGAGTTAAAAGCTGAGCCTTATACTGTTATGGTTCCCGATATGCAGGCTTATCCTGATTCAATTACAGCCAAACTGAAATACTCGTACGCATACAGGCACGTGAAAAAAGGTGCGGAAACTTTTTATGAATGGGATGATGTCATTGAATATTATAACTGTAAAGATGAAGAAAAAGACATCGTTCTTTTTAGAAGAAAAGACTTTGCTCCTGATTTTTACACTATTTCTAAAAAGGGAGAAGACCAAACCCCTTCTGAAGAAAGGACACGCATAGTGATTCAGAGCTTAATTGAGCCTAGCGATATTTATGAGCTTGTATTTGATTCTTATGATTCGGCACAGAATTTCAAAAACTGGCTTTTAAAATTTAAGCCAGCTAAAAAAGGAGATTCGATTAAAATTGGAGAGGATTACCAGCTGCTTATGAGAAAGAATAATTTGCCAGATGCTAAACTAACTCAAAAAATGTTTATTGAATATGGCAATGATCTTCAGGTTTTGCCTTATTACAGATAAAAATCCGATCCCTTTACCATTTTTTTTATAAATATTAGGATAAACGCACTTATCTGCTTAAAAAACAGAGAACCAGTCTAAAGATATTCTTAAGGCTGGTTCTTTTTTTATCCTATTGTCTCTGTCGGCAACGCTGTACTATTATTCTATAATTTAATAAAATCAATATTATCAAGCTTTTGCAGCCTCCCAATTATAATTGCTTTCAAGGATGTCGCAGCTTAGGTATTTACACAAATTTGCAGCTGATTATGAGAGTTTTTTTTTCATTGCAACGAATAATTTTTATTTGTGAAGCTTTAGAAGCAGACTTCTGCATTTTTTTATCTCACAAATAAGAGAAAGAAGATTCTTATTTCTTTTTCCCTAGTAGTTTAGTATACAGTAGAATGCGCTCAAAAATAAATAAAATGCAAAAAAAACCGCTTAAACATTAAATTTTTTACAAATAATTCAACCGAGATAATCAATTATTTACAATTCAACATCTTACATATTGATTCTTGTTAATTTATATATAATTTTGCGCCACAAATTTAACCAGAGAATAAATCGCCAGAATGAAAATAATAACAAATACCACTAAAATATTCTTGCTTACAGCCACCCTATTGCTGTTTTCTTTTGCTTACGCCTCCAATAGGGAAAAAGGCTGCACTTTAAAGATTGAAACTGGAAATGGAAAAGCGATCAGCTTTATCCTAACTCCTGATGAAGAAACATCTTTATCTATTTACGATCAGCAGTACAATCTAATTTATGAATCAGCAGTAAACAAACTAGATGTTCTAAAAACAATTAGTTTAGCTGGATTCTCTGACGGAATCTACTACTTGGAAGTAGCCAGCAGAGAAAAAACAGTTAGACATGAGATCAAGCTGATTTCTAAAGACTTAAAAAAAATTAGAAGAGAGGACTCGGCAAATGAAAGTCCGTCTTTACGTCGATAAAATTTTGCCCTAAATTTTAGACAGCTCATTTTTGAGCGAACATTCAGCAGCTCATTTTTGAGCTGCTTTTTTTACATTTTTTACATTTTTTCTAGATAATTAACTGTTAATGTAATTGGAAGCGCCTATATGAAAAAAGTGTTTTTTCAAAATTGGATTTTACTATTTTACCATTTTGTATTTATGGTTCTGGCTGTGCTGATACAAGGTTTCTGGGCCCTTTGGGATTATCACTCAGCAAGAGTTTGCAACTGGCTTGATTGTGATATTCTTATCGATTTGTTTATAATGTCATTGCCTCCCATATCTTTTATTTTTATCCTTACTATTTCATTCTTTACGATAACAAGTGACCGCATTCTATCTACAGCAGTTACTATTTTTGTCTTATTAGTATCGTGCTTAATAATAGACACACAAATATTTGTCGATAGACAAACATCATGGGGCACATACGAAAACATTTGGTATCATGGTTTCTGTTTGGCAGCTAGGCCAATTTTAATTACAGGCCTGGTTTTCGTCCTCCCTTTTTATGCCCTATCCAAAAGAATCACTTTCTGCACTAAATGCTAAATACGGTCTTTAAATCCTGCCTAACTAAATCCAATTTATTTATTCAGCCTATTTATTTATTGATTTACAAATCATTACATAAAAAACACTCCTAATCGATTTCTTCAATACTGGCAAATCACGCTGAAAATTTAATAAAAAAACAGATAAAACTTACTGACATCTAAAACAAGTAAAAACACCTGAACTCAGGTCAAATAATTGCAATAAATTTAAATGTCAAAATTTTTCTGCGAATCATACTTTTTACCACATCATTTGATAGCGTCAGATTTACCTTTTATAGACCTACTATTATTCAAAGAAGAAAGTTATGGAAATTGGAATCATAGGAATAAACAGTCTCACCATAGATTTAGCCAACAGGGCAACAAAAGCAGGATTTAAGGTTATTATAAACAATCCAAAAGGCAGCAGTCTTGTAAGAGACTGTATCGAAAAAATGGGAACAGACATACACTTGGGTTCTCTCAATGAAGCGGCTGCTCCTGACTTGGTAGTAATTTTTCTGCCAAAGGAAAATCTGGAAGATACGATCCGAAAAATGCCCGATATGTCTGGAAAAACCGTACTGCATACCAGCGGTCTCATTTCTGATCCCCAATCTCTTCTCTCGGGAATCAGCAATGCCATGGCATACAAAACTGCTGCGGCACTATTTCCTGCCGCTAATGTGGTAAAACTTTTCAGTCCAATGCCTTGCAGTTCGCACTTGGACACTACAGAAAAACAGAAAAAAGAAGAGCTGTTTTTTATAGCCGATTGTTCTGATTCAAGAAATAAAGCAAACACATTCCTAAAAAAAATGCAGTTTCTGCCTGTCGATTTATCGAGCAGACTAAAGCTGCAGAACAACTGGATAGATACAGTGTGGCACCAAACAGGGTAAAAATATACTCTCTATCAAGCATTGCCTATTTCTCAACCCATTCCCGAAATGCAGCGGTTTGGCTTTGACTTGTTTTGAGAAGCGTTTTGCCATCTTTTAACTTGATCGCCAAGGTGTTTTTATTATAGCGCTCTTTGGTTGTCTGATTTTTTGAATGCAGATGTCGCAAGCATAATTACACCAATAGCCGTAACTGCGGCAAATGTTCTTAAAAACGTAAGTTCTCTATTCATTTCTTTTTTATGTTAGTTGTTTGATGAGGCAAAAGTATGGCGGTGTTATTCCATACTCAACAACAAAACAATGAGTGCGGGAAAAAAACGGATGAATTAAGGAGAATGCGCATTAAAATACTGTTCGAACCCAAAAAATTGTAAGATGAAGCAGCAAACAAATTTCAAAAGAATTAATGCATTCAACCAATATAAAAACTTCTAAGAAAATTGAGAAAATAAAAAAGCTTCAGACAAATCTGAAGCTTTAACTTTTAA
This genomic interval carries:
- a CDS encoding secretion protein, which translates into the protein MKIITNTTKIFLLTATLLLFSFAYASNREKGCTLKIETGNGKAISFILTPDEETSLSIYDQQYNLIYESAVNKLDVLKTISLAGFSDGIYYLEVASREKTVRHEIKLISKDLKKIRREDSANESPSLRR
- a CDS encoding NAD(P)-binding domain-containing protein; this translates as MEIGIIGINSLTIDLANRATKAGFKVIINNPKGSSLVRDCIEKMGTDIHLGSLNEAAAPDLVVIFLPKENLEDTIRKMPDMSGKTVLHTSGLISDPQSLLSGISNAMAYKTAAALFPAANVVKLFSPMPCSSHLDTTEKQKKEELFFIADCSDSRNKANTFLKKMQFLPVDLSSRLKLQNNWIDTVWHQTG